Genomic segment of Panicum virgatum strain AP13 chromosome 9N, P.virgatum_v5, whole genome shotgun sequence:
ATAAATTTCTCATTATATGTGACAAGCTCCTTAAAAAAGTTTTACATACATAATGCTTGTGGTGTTAGTGAAACAATGTACACACGTTGACATGCTCATTTCTCTTGGATGCTGGCTCGTCAACTTTACGTGGACATAAATTGGCACGGACTTTTATGTTGATTCATTGCTCATTTGATTGAACTTGTGCTGGTAATTGGTAAGGAGTTCAAGACAATGCAGCAGCCAATTTGGTTGTATAAACTCGgcctgcgggggggggggggggggtgacccCGAGCATTGAATAAGAGAAGATCTCTCACGCAGGCCAAGAAAACCTCCGAATCTTTGCCCCACCCTTACACGGGCCGCCGTTACCCGTGTGAGTGTGGGCTGGGACCTTCCTTTCGTGATTTGGCATGGTGGtaggcgaggggatttttttaaccccaGCCTGAAATTCACTCCcaccgggagtcgaacccaggacttgaggagtgctactgaggccacctaaccaatccGGCTAGGCACCCGTTCACTTTGGTTGTATAAACACAACACTTCTTTTCTTTAAACCAGTTATTTCTTGTAGATAACCTATGTATGTTACTTTATCTCATATATTGTCATGTGTGATGTGGTTAAAGAATAGCAGCTTCGTAATCGTGAATTCTATCAGTTATCTTTTTATTGGCGCATACACCACATGGTCTTGGGTTCTTAGCTGCAGACTAATTTCTCACCATGATGACAGGCTATTATACAAGAACACAATGGTGCATTGCTGGAAACTACAAATGAAACCCAAAGGATGCCCAAGAATGCAGATTCAGTCCATCAGAAGGAAACACACTCAGGATGTCTTCCTGCCATATCTGATGATGTGCATTTTATGGAAGCCCTGAAGGTTGAGAACTGTGATACTCCTAGGTCTCATCAGAGCTCTACTGAACCAGATGCAATGAGGTATGCAAACTTTGTTCCTTCTGCTACTGATACTGATGACATAGCTGAATAAGAAATGTAACTATTTATGTCTGAAGATGCTGctgctctctctcctctctctctattGTAGAAAGTAGTAGCCGAACCAGTTTAATATTCTGGATGTTTGGGCTTCATCATTGCAGTTCTTCAAAAACAAATGATGAGTTGCAGGCTTCAGCTACTTCCCTTGCAACTAATGTGGAAGAGTTGACAAATGAGAACATTACTGAAGCTTATGCTCAGGATGAAGAACACCAAACTTTAGATCCTGCTGAGGATTTTGAACACTGTGGGGTATCAAAAGAAGAAGTCTTACATCCTGAATCAGAGGAACCAAAGTGTGCAAAGAATGACAATGTGGCTGCCATGGAAATTTCAATATCTGATGAATATTCCCTGTTCCAGAGTTCCGAGGATTCTATATCATCCTCTAACAAGATAAGAGACAGCGTGAACACACCATCTATGGAGAAGTCCCTGGAAACTGAGGCAACTATTCATGCCACCAGAAAGAAGGTACTGAAGAACAATGATTCAGAGCTGGAGCTCCCAAGCTTGTCCCATTGGTTGAAGCCTCCAAATCCTAAGAAGCCATTCAGAGATGAGCCCTTGACAGGCGATAGGTCTCATTCAGCTAAGAGTTCGGATGAGGAGAGGCCTATTATTGGAATGGTCGCAGCACACTGGAAAGATAAAGAGCCAGTAAATTTCACTCCTAAATGGTTTGATGGAAATGGCATCCCCAATTCAACAAATAAGTACAAAGAAGTAAAGTCTGCCTCTACTCTTCTTGATTTCTGCTAACACTCAAATAAAACAGACTTAGCTAGAGTAAATAATGTTTACATGGGCAGGATCAAAAGGTGAGTTGGCAGGCAACACCATTTGAGGAGAGGCTTGAGAAGGCTTTATCTGAAGAGAAGTTACTATCTGAAAGGtatttatattttcgttgaATTTTGCATTACATTTCATTGTCATCAAATTGCATGTAGCTCTGCCATGAGTTTTGTTGAAACCCTTAATACTGTAGTCTTACTTTTTTTCCCCCTTTCAATGCTCCAACAGGAACTGCTCGAGTGGAAAGCCGTCTCAGTTTTTGGGAGTGGAAGACGATGAGAGGGATACCGCTGAATCCAACCGTCTATATGCTACTGCTTATGCATGAAAAGTTCTGTGCTCCACGAGTTACAGAAGCTTTCAGTCCAAGTATAATGTTTCCTGCTGTCATGCTCCTTATTGATGGCATTTGCACAGCCCTCTGTCCTCCAGTAGGTAGCATCCGGATGTGATGTTTCAGTTGATTGCTTTGTGCTTATCTCAATGGTTTAAGATAAAATTAATGTTGATATAGTTGCTGCCAAGGTTCAAGTATTGTTGGCAGCTTCTACTGTTCTATTTGGCTTGCAGTGGTATCTATTGTTTTCCTGGCTTCCTGCTTGATTGGCATGCTCACTCTGCAATCCTAGTTGTCCCATAGCATGTTAACCCACATACAAGAAATGAGTTGTTCCTGCTTTACCTTAAAAAACTGAATATAATCTCTGTCGAATTCCTTAACCTGCCTGAAATTATTATCTCTTGATTATCGCCTTATTTGCATACTTGAAATTTACCTCTTTGTCCTTGTCTGATCAGTGATTCTGTAGTTCTGGTTTGGACTGTTTCTGGTCTAACACCTCTAGCTTGGTCATTTTATTTATTATCTTAGTATTTTGATCATTGAACAAAAACTATGTGGTTTACTTGGTCAGAGAAGCCGCAAAATCAGGTTGTTGGTTTTCTTGACCATCCAGACATAGTGATAAACTCATCGATACAATAATCCCAATGGTTAGTTACCATGGGAAAAGTGCTTCATTTGGTGAGTGTTTCCTGCATGCCATATTCGTGCTACTGTGTTGAATACAAAGATGGCTGTTTTGTCATCTAGGAAGTCACTTCAGCCTCCAGAATGGTGTTTTAAGCTCTTTTCTTACAACTTGTCACATCAGTGACCTAAGGAAGACGTCTTCCTCGTCAGATTAGAGATTAAAAATGTAAAATTGTGCCCCCTGTCATGCTGTAACTGGTTCAGAAACATTGAATTGCAACATCAACTTGGGAGCAATTGATTTGTCCCCCCCACTAAGGTGCTGCAAGGGTCAAAGTAGGGGGTCAGCAGAAGAAATGTTTGAAAATGATTCATGGTTTGTTTATGCGATTAAAATCTCAGATGATATATTTGTTCACTAGTGACAAATTTGTATCTCATCAAAATGTCTAATTGCGGGCGCAAGCACGCATGGCCGAGTGCGGATGCACCACCTACGCATGCGCAGCTTTGAGTGACTTGTGGGCACAAAATCAATCTACGGTGCGGGGAGTGTTAAAATTGATATCTAGGGTGTCTACATCTTAACATCACTTATGTCTGAAAGTGACAAGGAGCATTAAAAAACGATGCATGTAGGTTACTTTGTGGGCAGAATGCTTGAGTTGTAGCCCTTAAATTGGTACAAACTGTCATTAGGTTGCTTTGCTGAGTCAGTAACAGGTTTCACAAATGGTTtatggtgcaaaataggcttTGCCAAAATCATGATTCCTGGCTCAAACATTTGTTTATTTTGCAACTTACATCCACATCCACTATATCTAGCCAGTGCACACATAAACCTAGCATTGTCACAACATATATATGGTGTATATATTCAATCAGGAAAAGAAAACACAAGTCTGGTTGGGAGCAGATTGCAGGCAAAATCTAACTGACTAGCGGCCTCTGGGGCACGGGCCCTGCATGTCAGTCTTACACACTGGAGTTCCTGTGTATCTAGTCCCTAATTTGGAGTCTGAGCTCTGAAGATGAAGCTAGGCATCTCCCTATCGATCAAGCATATCTACAGTCGTGAAATACTGCTGGATCGTTGACCTCCATGAACCTGGCAATCTCGTCCCAGTACCCGTCTTTGTAGCAATCGTTCGCGGCCAGGCTCTGATCGTTCTGATGGAACGCAATGGTCATCGCCGGCGAGTTCAGCTGCGGCTTCTGCTCTATTGCCGGCGGAGGTAGGGAGTTGAACCACTGCCCCTGAAACTGCTGGTGGCTGTGAACGCTCTCCCTgaagaagccgccgccgccgccgccgttcaggATGTTCATCTGATTGCTGAAGTGATGCTGCCGGGGCACgctcggagcggcggccggcaggcAGTTCATGTACTCGTCCCCGCCGTCGGACTCGAAGCTCCCCGTGTTCGAGCTCGAGTCGGCCGGCGGCAGACCgttgccgccggccaccggctgCCTCCACacctgctgcggctgctgcctCTTGTAGGTGATGTTCCTCTTGAAGATCCTGCAGATGGTCCAGACCTCCTGCATTTTCAGACACGAAGAGCACCATATCTTGTCAGTGTTGACATTTTGCTGCACTTCACGTTCGTCGGAGAATTTCGCGCTCTCCTCCACACGTGCGGGAGTGCAGCGTGACTTGTGATTTTCACACGCGTGAAAATTAGTACTAGTCTCCTGGTGGCATTGCATGGCTGGAAATGGGGGTGTGAATTGGTGGAAATAGAGTGTGCTTGAGCATGGAGCTTACTGCTTCTTGCATGCTCGGGGAGGaattggcggtggcggcggccggcgggaggcggaACTCGTGCATCATCCAGTCGGTCTTGGTGCCCTTGCCGGCGCTGCCGCGGTAGTACACGAGGGACTTCTTGAGGCCGATGGACTCGCCGGAGTTGGTGGCGGAGTAGATGGGGCGGTCGATGCCGGTGGCCTTCCAGAACCCGGAGCCGGTGACCCTGTTGGGCCTGATGCTGTTCCGGTACTTCCTCCCTCTCAGGCAGAAGAAGTACCATTCCTTCTCTCCAGCAGCCGTGCTCGCCTCTGAAGTTTGCAATTTCGATTCAGTTTCTTCTTTTTTCCGGAGTAAATTCCGATTCAGTTTCATacataagcatgaacaaaaattacttttgaactTTAAACCTCTAGGATGCTTCATCAATTGCTAAGAATTGTATGAGAAG
This window contains:
- the LOC120689895 gene encoding protein JASON-like; protein product: MMGCLFGCFRASGDGGEVKGGGRGGGRLVPTSLAPATSHKDAAARRTRPPSRNALSAVFQREDEGARAEQTASSWADQSDWRKGMDQELEPQAIIQEHNGALLETTNETQRMPKNADSVHQKETHSGCLPAISDDVHFMEALKVENCDTPRSHQSSTEPDAMSSSKTNDELQASATSLATNVEELTNENITEAYAQDEEHQTLDPAEDFEHCGVSKEEVLHPESEEPKCAKNDNVAAMEISISDEYSLFQSSEDSISSSNKIRDSVNTPSMEKSLETEATIHATRKKVLKNNDSELELPSLSHWLKPPNPKKPFRDEPLTGDRSHSAKSSDEERPIIGMVAAHWKDKEPVNFTPKWFDGNGIPNSTNKYKEDQKVSWQATPFEERLEKALSEEKLLSERNCSSGKPSQFLGVEDDERDTAESNRLYATAYA
- the LOC120689896 gene encoding transcription factor JUNGBRUNNEN 1-like, producing MVAKEFGREVISMGKVKTDGEALIAAGDEEEDEVVLPGFRFHPTDEELVTFYLRRKVARKPLSIEIIKEMDIYKHDPWDLPKASTAAGEKEWYFFCLRGRKYRNSIRPNRVTGSGFWKATGIDRPIYSATNSGESIGLKKSLVYYRGSAGKGTKTDWMMHEFRLPPAAATANSSPSMQEAEVWTICRIFKRNITYKRQQPQQVWRQPVAGGNGLPPADSSSNTGSFESDGGDEYMNCLPAAAPSVPRQHHFSNQMNILNGGGGGGFFRESVHSHQQFQGQWFNSLPPPAIEQKPQLNSPAMTIAFHQNDQSLAANDCYKDGYWDEIARFMEVNDPAVFHDCRYA